The genome window TCTCGTACAGAGGATAGCGCTCAAGCAAGTCGTTTGTTGCTAGAAAATACACCTGAAAATAGTGCACTTTGGTCACAAGTTACGATGATCTTAGAGCAAAGAGGGATTCCAGTTTCATCTAAAGACGATGGCTCTCGCTCAATTGAAACCGATTGGGTGAAATGGGATCGCGCAGATGAAAACGTACCGATTGAGAGTCGCCATAAAGTTACAGTGCAGCCAGAAAACGGTATGATGGCATTAACGGTAACTAGCTTAGGTTTACGTCAAGGGGGAGAGACAATTACCGATGTTGTCGAAACTCAACGTTATAACAAGCTGTTATTGAATGAATTAACCGATAACTTATATACGTTACGTGATACTTCAAACAAAAATAGTATCCAAAATGCCTACGGTATCATTGATGTTCAAACCGGTAGTGATGATACTGGCTTACCTTTAGTTGTGGTTCGTGCGCCATTTGATGCAGTATGGGAACGTTTACCTCACACCTTAGAAAGTGTTGGTATGAAAGTGGGTGACCGTACGCGCTCAAGTGGTTCTGTGATGGTAACTTACAAAGGTTTAAGCAGCTCAGAATGGCAGGCTTTGGGTATTGATGACCCAACTGTGCCAGAAGCAGATTATAAAGTGCAGGTTGGTGACTTAAATAACCGTAGTACACTGCAATTTATCACCACCAAAGGTGTACCTTTAACACAAAAACAAAATGATGAAATGGTTGCAGCGCTGAAAGCAGCATTTAGTAAAGCACCTGCCAAAAAGTAATAATTCAACATTTTGAGATGACTAATTAAACCGTAGCTTAAATACAAGCTGCGGTTTTTTTATTTAAATTGGATGGGTTTGTATTGGGGTAAAGATATTAAGCTTCATACGCATAGGCTGGTGGTTATCAGCTCTGTATTTTGTTTATTTCATGCTACTCGTAATCTATATACTTAGTTAGTTATTAAATAGCATTTCATCAATTTGAATTTTCCTTCTCTGGTAGGCTAATTTTATCTTTCATGTTTTCACCTAAAACAAATGGACAAAAAATCAGTGTTTATGGTTAAGTAATCGTTTGCGTCTGCTCGGGAATTTTATTATCATGATTAACAGTGAATTATAAAATATTGAATATCAGCTAGTTAGCGTTTCACATGGTGAATTTCAGTAACTGAC of Providencia rettgeri contains these proteins:
- the nlpB gene encoding Lipoprotein 34 precursor, which codes for MATLLQKSKVMKVAGLSLVVLLAACSSDQRYKRQVSGDEEYLNAAPLKVLNVPQGLTLPEQNGEYDIPKATSTGAIGKALDIRPPVLTISQLAGSRTEDSAQASRLLLENTPENSALWSQVTMILEQRGIPVSSKDDGSRSIETDWVKWDRADENVPIESRHKVTVQPENGMMALTVTSLGLRQGGETITDVVETQRYNKLLLNELTDNLYTLRDTSNKNSIQNAYGIIDVQTGSDDTGLPLVVVRAPFDAVWERLPHTLESVGMKVGDRTRSSGSVMVTYKGLSSSEWQALGIDDPTVPEADYKVQVGDLNNRSTLQFITTKGVPLTQKQNDEMVAALKAAFSKAPAKK